The DNA sequence CAACAATCAACACCAGATCTACAGTTATCTTGTTTGTCCTATTGGCATACCGGTAAGCCCAACGGCTGTTGTGTTCTTATATTGGCTGGTGCTATGCACTGTGGCACATAACAAAGAGTCAGACTCCCTTGTGCAGCTCTCCAAAAACAGAAGTACtactaaatgaaaacataaaacatcAATGGTATCTAAGCCTCTCAAACAGTCAATATGGATCCTTTACAAAAGATAATCCAGGCAAATGATGTATATTCTCACCACTCATCTCTATCTGTTACCATTTACTTTTTTGAAGTCCTTCCAATAaggttgtctttttttttttttaatcatgccACCACGGCCTTCTCAGTCTGCCTTCTGCAATTTTAGCTCCACCAAGTTGAATCGCCTAATCCTTTCATATTGATTCATTGGAAAATCTTTATTAGTGTTTGGAGGATAACCTTAGATGATTTATTTCGCATTATTTCAATTGAATTAACTCCTATCATGGAGCCGATATCTTCACGACGTTctaatctatataaaatttctcctctggtgtactattttctaataatatttttaaaacaagtaGATAAGTTATAAGGATTTAAATTCCAGTTCAAAAGCACCTTGTTATCACACAACAGCTCAATAGCCTTTATTTGGAAAGGTaatatatgtacaaaaagaatTTTTCAAGGGAGAACTAGaatcatctactattttttgtgaaaaataagtTTCATTAATGTGTCAATGTACCCACACCTACTGCAAATGCATCAAATGGTCAGTAATCAACACATACCTTGGGAAACAAGACCCTTCTCGCATGTCAAGAAAATCATTGGTGAATTCGTCAAACATAGATATGCAAGTTATAACATAGAGTAGTCCGCTCTTCATTGAGTTCTcctataataaatttaaaacaaaacagaaTAATGGGAGGATCACCAATATATATTGCATACATGTCAATCTTAATTGACACAGTTCagctataaatcatgcaaaagctcttaaaaacaATGCtgtaaacaaatataaaaggaAGTGAAGCCAGAAACAATGAGATAGCACAAAATGCAACAAACTTGACGCAGCAAGATTTTGCAGCTctgaattatatataactacCTGGTATGCAACTGCAGCAGCATAACATCCAAGGCTGAAGCTAGAAAGTATTCCTGCTATAGCAGTCAATTCGACAGCAACGGGCCAGAGTAAAATTAATAAACCGGCAAAGGGAACACAGACACTTTCCAAGAATGGGCCTGATCTTCCAATGAGATCTCGAATTAACTGCCTCCATCCTTTGAAGAGCATGACAGGAACCTTGTAAATGACTATTAATGTTAGCATAGGCACATCCACAAGTACTCCAACAATCCCTGCCAATAAGCATCCTGGTACCTGAGATAATCTACAGCACGCCAAATTGTTAACAGAATCAAACAAAAATGGGCAACCTTACCAGACAacataatgttaaaaaaaacctaaaggTTAGTGCCACttctaattaattaacaaaaactcAAATCCATGCACTATGTATATGATGGACACAAGTCAAGGGGGGACCTTGATATATGAAAGACAAATGGACAATATGCTTAATTGATAAAGagaacaataagaaaaaaaaaactgtcaTAAAATCTCAAAGGAGATTTGAAATCTCTACTATGGCAGCATGATTGAGGGTGTATGTATGGGTTAGTTTGTccgcattatatatatatatatatatataattgaaatttcCTTTATACACCAAATGACAACAATTACAAGTTGATAATAAAGGTAGGTGGttcaatgataataataaaaaaaaatgatgagcatGATGATGAAATAAGAGGATACTTGATATCCATGAGTGTCTCGCCCCTGGCCTCGAGCAACCCATCCATGACAGAGAAGTAGGAATGGAAGCAAATGTCCTTGAATTCACGCACGATTAAAAAGGCCGCTTTGATGGAGCTCCACGTCCCGTCCTAGTAACATGAAAAACCATGCGTACACACCAGTAACAACCGGGATTGTAAGCATTCATGaggggaaagaaaaaaaaaaaaggcgaTGAGTTCCATACCTTGAGGCATCTGGCCAACTTATTAGGGACTCCCTCTCTGATGGGCTCAAAGGTAGCCATGAGCGGCAGAGAGATCCCAAAGACAAGTCCAGTTAGAACAGTCCCAATTGCGGAAGCGACGGGCCAGAGTAGAATGGGAATGGGCATCATTAGCATAATAATCAGCTTGAGCAAATCCCCAAATTTCCTGGTTCTGTgcgatgaaaaaaataaaaggcgAATAATATTGTGGTTTCCAGTTTACAGTTTCcagtttctatatatatatatatatctatatctatccGGACATATATAGACACACTGACCTGAGAATGCAGTAACAAGTCCAAACAGAGTGACATGGGTATAGCCCGATGATTAGCGCCATATTGCCCACCAGGACGATGATGAATACAATGGGCGTGATGACCACCACTGCAACCGACCGTCAATGTTTAAGGTCATATATGAATAATTATAAAGGAGTGAGGTGTGATGTGTACCCTTATTGCTCAACAACGTTACCTTTGAGGATTCCAAGCACTAGCAGGAGGAGGAAAACGATCAAGAAGGCGAGGAGACGGCCCAGATGTGTGAGAAAAACAGCAAGAGAGGCCATTTCGATAGCCACCAGATCCGGCCTCAAGCACAAGCTACAACTTCTTACAAGCACACCGCGACTGACTGCTCCCAGGAAGGTGCGTTGCGCAGCCCaatcaaatttacaaatctTCCTTCCAAGTTTCCAACCCTACTCTCTGCAGCGCAGTTCATCtatgaattaattaagtaaGATCTGTTCTACTTACGCAGGCATCTTATCTTCCAGCTGGCCAACACGTTCGCTTACTGCCAAGCTATCCTGTCACATTTACTCAGAGATGCCAAAAACCCTTTCGTGCCCAcataaccctaattttatgcCATACTCAAAGTTGTCGGATCAGGCCCGGACAATGACCCGACTAAGTGCAAGGATCAAAAGTCAATGGATTTGGTTGGGTCGAACCGAAGTTGAATCAgtgtcaataattaaatataaaaaatattataataattaataatgagcaaatataatattaaacccataattataatataaaaacttactCAAATtcgatatttaaattgataaatgactttatatataatagagttttataattatgtcatttatttttatattttttaaatatttacaaatttaatatattaatatataattatcgaacttctctcggtgttatttatttatttatttatttgattattggttgattttgttaaaatagataagaaatttaattcactaattcttatatctcaattgaatttttattttgttttaaatttttttatattttttatttaattagaatactttaattttatatttttataataaaattacactcatttattgttttattttcttaataaattaaatttttagaaagtatttacataacacattaatagattttatttttaaatgttaatttttgttggtatgtttatgatatattatatatatatattgtaattccatttattgattataaattataaattaatattaataaatatacacgattttgtggtttctaatgagaaaataataacaaattattaaatattgtaaaaaaaaaaaaattaaacattgtgactcgattgacccggccgggtcaaccggttctcGGTTGAACcacccgggtcaccgggttaacacagggttttttaatacccgattcaatggggtatacccgggccagCCACATGGCCAATTCCCGATTTTTTCGGTTGAACCGGCCAGGCCGGTCCGGGTCTCACAACCTTGCCCATACCTTTATATCCGtcagagtaaaaaaaaaattataccctTACTTTTATTTGTAAAGTACAAATATACTCACGGTACCCATTTACTCATTATTTAAATTgctgaattaaattaaaattaaataataataattatagattacaatataatgtttaaacacatattcataaattcaaaattacaagttgatatatatttgtttatcttaaatcatataatcacataaaaattatatgtaacaaattgatttatataaaataacaagttgattgattttcattggTATCTATTTAAGACTAAACGGTAATTCTACCTTTATTGCTTAAGTTTAActatctttaaatttttcatatatctactatttatattttatatggtttcaaattttataaatgtctagtgagattttgaattgaagtgcaattataaattaagtGATTCTCAtaagtttataaattaattggttaatttatatatctaattgattttttagtatcatcttattttttagaattttcttgtaatttataaaataaattattatgacattattttttatagggaaaattactgttcaaccctcgtaattttcaaaacttcccaaaaaccccctccaacttttgcacaccccggacaaccctccgttatatttt is a window from the Dioscorea cayenensis subsp. rotundata cultivar TDr96_F1 chromosome 2, TDr96_F1_v2_PseudoChromosome.rev07_lg8_w22 25.fasta, whole genome shotgun sequence genome containing:
- the LOC120276150 gene encoding uncharacterized membrane protein At3g27390-like, whose protein sequence is MNCAAESRVGNLEGRFVNLIGLRNAPSWEQSVAVAIEMASLAVFLTHLGRLLAFLIVFLLLLVLGILKVVVITPIVFIIVLVGNMALIIGLYPCHSVWTCYCILRTRKFGDLLKLIIMLMMPIPILLWPVASAIGTVLTGLVFGISLPLMATFEPIREGVPNKLARCLKDGTWSSIKAAFLIVREFKDICFHSYFSVMDGLLEARGETLMDIKLSQVPGCLLAGIVGVLVDVPMLTLIVIYKVPVMLFKGWRQLIRDLIGRSGPFLESVCVPFAGLLILLWPVAVELTAIAGILSSFSLGCYAAAVAYQENSMKSGLLYVITCISMFDEFTNDFLDMREGSCFPRPKYRKTSLTRAPTLPIKRISELSDFALLKRPLIKSPSMKMQELKAVVIWESFFKACEDLGKELVRVGAIRECDLVAWQNSKNKIVNIGLPSYVFLQCFIRSIKKGSAGFVMRDNIELTSINRPEGRIFDWLFEPMLLLKEQIRVADLDDIEENYIYKVALFCGDAQRVTTWQNGGVPPADEVKRAQLEGLSRRLHGFSLTLSRLPTFRRKMEEVVKALLQEARKKMENDHDIEETSKATHAEGDIL